ACTATACGAAGAAACCGTTAGAGGTACACTGGTTGAAATAAAATCACACTTTGAGAGCAATGTTTTAAAAGGTGAATTTGTAATTTGTGTTGCCGGTAAGGAAGAAACTAAAAAGGAAAAACGCGCTTACGAAAAGGATTAAATTTAAAAATCCGGGAGAGCCCAAAATAAAAATAATATGATTTTAATCGATAGATTTTTAAGTGATGAACAAGATCCTAAAGCTGTTGAAAAGGTTTTAGGCAAGTTAAATGATATGCTAACCAGCAATGAGGAACTGATCTACCTTGCGGTACAAAAAAGACCTGCGGTAAATCTTCTTCCTGATTGTATAGCAGTCAGCAATAAACGCATCTTTTACTGTGAACCGGCAAACTTCGGCATCACAATGAACTTCAAGGATATCTCCTGGAAAAGTATTAAAGAGATCTCATTTAAAGAGGAGATATTCGGTTCTAAATTCATCTGCGTACCGCAGCATGGTGAGAATATCATCACGGAGTATATTCCTAAAGTACAGGCCCGCAAACTCTATCAGGCTGCCTACGAACAACTGGAAGCTTATAAAGAACAGGTCAGACAAACCGAAATGGAAGATAAAAGAGCTCAGCAACCTGCTCCCGCAGCGCTGTTCACCCCCGCCGAGACTCCTGTCCCGGAAAACATTCCTGCAGAAGAACCGGTTGAAGTTTATGTACCACCGGTACCTGTAGAGGAACCTGAGGATGAAACTACACTGAAATTAAGGAAGCTGAAAACTTTATACGACAAACAATTAATTACGCAAGCCGAATACGAGGCTAAAAAAGCCG
This portion of the Pedobacter lusitanus genome encodes:
- a CDS encoding PH domain-containing protein, which produces MILIDRFLSDEQDPKAVEKVLGKLNDMLTSNEELIYLAVQKRPAVNLLPDCIAVSNKRIFYCEPANFGITMNFKDISWKSIKEISFKEEIFGSKFICVPQHGENIITEYIPKVQARKLYQAAYEQLEAYKEQVRQTEMEDKRAQQPAPAALFTPAETPVPENIPAEEPVEVYVPPVPVEEPEDETTLKLRKLKTLYDKQLITQAEYEAKKADILDTF